In the genome of Ancylomarina subtilis, one region contains:
- the cydB gene encoding cytochrome d ubiquinol oxidase subunit II, with the protein METLFGLDYQTWWFLVVGGVFSGYAILDGFDFGAGAWHLFLRKEKSRRIAMNAVGPVWDGNEVWLVIGGGALFAGFPIAYASLLSAMYTPFMLFLFFIIFRAVSIEFRGKEEMKWWRKLWDVVYSFSSIMLGFLLGVVLGNVLMGISIDANHNYNGDALLSFLNPYSILMGLTSLSLFMSHGAIYLLLKTEGKLYERLAVLQKYAMAAFITVFALTSVYTLLYAPHLSDKLMTMPASLILPVLVVLSIANIPRLTHKKKYLQAFLFSSLCISFMLLLCALEVYPNLLISSISPENNIDIYNAASSLKSLKIMMIIVAIGTPLVLGYTFFVYKTFSGKVKIDETSY; encoded by the coding sequence ATGGAAACTCTATTCGGATTGGATTATCAAACCTGGTGGTTTTTAGTTGTAGGTGGTGTTTTTTCGGGCTATGCCATATTGGATGGTTTTGATTTTGGAGCGGGTGCCTGGCACTTGTTCCTAAGAAAAGAAAAAAGCCGTCGTATCGCTATGAATGCAGTGGGTCCCGTTTGGGATGGTAACGAGGTTTGGTTGGTTATTGGAGGGGGTGCCTTATTTGCAGGATTCCCTATTGCATATGCCAGTTTACTCTCAGCCATGTACACCCCATTTATGCTCTTTTTATTTTTCATCATCTTTCGTGCAGTATCCATCGAATTCCGAGGGAAGGAAGAAATGAAATGGTGGCGAAAACTTTGGGATGTGGTCTACAGCTTTTCAAGTATCATGCTGGGTTTTCTTTTAGGCGTGGTATTGGGCAATGTCTTGATGGGGATTTCTATAGATGCCAACCACAACTACAATGGCGACGCTTTGCTTAGCTTTCTAAACCCATATTCCATACTCATGGGATTGACAAGTTTAAGTCTGTTTATGTCACACGGTGCCATTTATTTGCTATTGAAAACAGAAGGTAAATTGTACGAACGCCTGGCGGTTTTGCAAAAGTATGCCATGGCTGCTTTCATCACCGTTTTTGCACTCACTTCGGTATATACCTTGCTTTACGCACCTCACTTGAGTGATAAACTCATGACAATGCCAGCGAGTTTAATTTTACCAGTACTGGTTGTATTAAGCATTGCTAATATTCCACGATTGACACATAAGAAAAAATACCTTCAGGCATTTCTTTTCTCATCACTTTGTATCAGTTTTATGCTCTTGCTTTGTGCTCTGGAAGTCTATCCAAACCTACTGATTTCATCAATAAGCCCTGAAAATAATATTGATATTTACAATGCGGCCTCATCCTTAAAATCATTAAAAATTATGATGATTATTGTCGCAATTGGTACACCTTTGGTTTTAGGTTATACCTTTTTTGTATACAAAACCTTTAGCGGCAAGGTTAAAATTGATGAAACAAGTTATTAA
- a CDS encoding DUF4249 domain-containing protein gives MQNKFTYLVLLTVIILTGCEKQIELDLPSVGTKLVVDGWLIGEPGEAGEERLQTVRLTKSVPYFETQNYPVVKDAQVILKDNKGNAFPLAYTVPLVYDPNTGKEVADEKNGRYEIRKNLEQNTSYILSIKTADGEEYESTAQEVTDYAYAPKIFVEYKDANSSIDEDEGYYINFEPKYVEDGYFYFCWELFKVESYTDWSDSENPRDVTYSYSYSGLLFGSNVYTSVGESETQFDQNVIPGERYFIKQHVISRGSYDFLRLAEEQRDNEGTQFSPPPAPLRSNVKRIGGQTLDDDALGYFIISSVQRTQTITINQ, from the coding sequence ATGCAAAATAAATTTACATATCTGGTCTTGCTTACTGTTATCATTCTAACGGGATGTGAGAAACAAATTGAGTTGGATTTGCCATCTGTAGGAACTAAATTGGTTGTTGACGGTTGGTTGATCGGTGAACCAGGAGAAGCGGGCGAGGAGCGTCTTCAAACGGTTCGCCTGACAAAATCTGTCCCTTATTTTGAAACACAGAATTATCCTGTCGTTAAAGATGCTCAGGTGATTTTGAAGGACAATAAAGGGAATGCGTTTCCATTGGCTTATACAGTACCATTGGTTTACGATCCCAATACTGGAAAAGAAGTCGCTGATGAAAAGAATGGACGCTATGAAATCCGGAAAAACCTGGAACAGAATACGTCTTATATCTTGTCTATTAAAACAGCCGATGGTGAGGAATATGAATCAACAGCTCAAGAAGTCACAGACTATGCGTATGCACCAAAAATTTTTGTTGAGTATAAGGATGCCAATAGTTCGATAGATGAGGATGAGGGGTATTACATCAATTTTGAACCCAAGTATGTTGAAGATGGATACTTTTATTTCTGTTGGGAGTTGTTCAAAGTGGAATCTTATACAGATTGGAGTGATTCTGAAAATCCTAGAGATGTGACTTATTCGTATTCCTATTCAGGTCTTCTTTTTGGAAGTAATGTGTATACCTCTGTTGGGGAATCAGAAACACAATTCGATCAGAATGTTATCCCCGGAGAGCGTTACTTTATAAAACAGCATGTAATATCCAGAGGATCTTATGACTTTTTACGCCTGGCAGAGGAACAAAGGGATAATGAAGGGACTCAGTTTTCACCACCACCTGCACCTTTGCGAAGCAATGTTAAGCGGATAGGGGGGCAAACACTCGATGATGATGCTTTGGGCTATTTTATTATTTCTTCCGTACAAAGAACTCAAACCATCACTATCAACCAATAG
- a CDS encoding TonB-dependent receptor, giving the protein MKKTIGLMLLLFLFSGFVGSEIRAQEKQTLSGYIKDGSNGEALIGATISIQDLMVGTATNEYGFFSLSLAPGKYKVLFSFIGYSPILREIDLTRNTTVNIELNADGIELKDVTVTAAKKDQNVSSVQMSVERLPVSIVKKLPHFLGEVDIIKTLQLLPGVTSVGEGSTGFNVRGGGTDQNLILLDEAPVFNSAHLFGFFSVFNGDAVKDFQLYKGGIPAQYGGRLSSVLDVRQKEGNSKRFSGSGGIGIVSSRLTLEGPIKKDKTSFMLAGRRSYADVLLRMNPDMKDNTVYFYDLNAKINHKFNDNNRLFISGYFGNDVFKFGKEFDSHWGNTTGTIRWNHLFNKKLFSNFTAIYSNFDYSISVPEGSLGFEWISSIKNMNLKADFSYFPNPDLKYKFGFGSTYYIFNPGELNPVKGSIIEFNKLEKGYGLESSAYAAVEQNIGSSLTLQYGLRLSNFSSLGDQTVFTYKSGVPKEKASVTGAKMYGKNEIIQNYFNFEPRLAIKYALSDVNSVKASYNRTCQYLHRISNTTAPTPLDIWVPTGKHIKPAKVDQIALGYFHNLGNNMFETSIEAYYKKFYDLVEYKYGAHLLLNNTIETELLDAQGRAYGLEFSVRKKEGRLTGWIAYTLSRTEKKVAGLMNNETGEIFPSTQINNGDYFPADYDKTHDLKVVANYDLNDRWSVATNFILMSGRPATYPYGKYEFQGNTYAHYINRNGARLSAYHRLDVSFTYMCKKKRPNQSWQGSWNFGITNLYSRQNAYSVYFKESEDNWVGNQKGNSTEAWQFSIIGKPVPTITYNFSF; this is encoded by the coding sequence ATGAAGAAGACTATTGGTTTAATGCTGCTCCTTTTCCTTTTTTCAGGATTTGTTGGTAGTGAGATACGGGCGCAGGAAAAACAAACCCTGAGTGGTTATATCAAAGACGGCTCAAATGGAGAAGCTCTTATTGGTGCTACAATAAGTATTCAGGATCTTATGGTGGGGACAGCAACCAACGAGTATGGTTTTTTCTCTTTATCACTGGCTCCCGGTAAATATAAGGTTTTGTTTAGTTTTATTGGTTATTCACCTATTCTCAGGGAAATTGATTTGACTCGGAATACCACTGTAAATATTGAACTGAATGCCGATGGCATAGAACTGAAAGATGTGACGGTTACGGCTGCTAAAAAAGATCAAAATGTGTCTTCGGTGCAGATGAGTGTTGAGCGTCTACCAGTGAGTATCGTTAAAAAATTGCCTCATTTTCTGGGTGAGGTTGATATTATCAAGACCTTGCAACTGTTACCCGGTGTAACATCGGTTGGTGAAGGTAGTACCGGTTTTAACGTAAGGGGTGGAGGTACCGATCAGAACCTGATTCTTTTGGATGAAGCACCGGTTTTTAACTCGGCCCACCTGTTTGGTTTTTTCTCAGTATTTAATGGCGATGCCGTAAAGGATTTTCAATTGTACAAGGGTGGTATCCCTGCACAGTATGGCGGCCGCTTGTCTTCGGTATTGGATGTGCGCCAGAAAGAGGGCAACAGTAAACGTTTTTCAGGAAGTGGAGGAATTGGTATTGTCAGCAGTCGATTGACGCTTGAAGGCCCCATTAAAAAAGATAAAACCTCTTTTATGCTGGCGGGCAGACGATCTTATGCCGATGTTTTGCTTCGCATGAATCCTGATATGAAAGATAATACGGTTTATTTCTATGATCTGAATGCCAAGATCAATCATAAATTCAACGATAACAATCGTCTTTTTATCTCAGGTTATTTTGGAAACGATGTGTTTAAGTTTGGTAAGGAATTCGATTCTCATTGGGGAAATACAACAGGGACCATTCGTTGGAATCATCTTTTCAACAAAAAACTCTTTTCAAATTTTACGGCCATTTATAGTAATTTTGATTATTCGATTAGTGTGCCCGAGGGAAGTTTGGGCTTTGAGTGGATTTCCAGCATTAAGAATATGAATTTAAAGGCTGATTTTTCTTACTTCCCCAATCCTGACCTGAAATATAAATTTGGTTTTGGGAGTACCTATTACATCTTTAATCCCGGAGAGTTGAACCCGGTAAAGGGATCCATCATCGAGTTCAATAAACTTGAGAAAGGGTACGGTCTCGAATCGTCAGCCTATGCTGCGGTGGAACAAAATATAGGCAGCAGCCTGACTCTGCAATATGGTTTAAGGCTATCCAATTTTTCAAGTCTTGGAGACCAAACGGTTTTTACTTACAAAAGCGGTGTTCCAAAGGAGAAAGCTAGCGTAACGGGGGCGAAGATGTATGGTAAGAATGAGATCATTCAGAATTACTTCAATTTCGAACCTCGTTTGGCAATTAAGTATGCACTTAGCGATGTGAATTCGGTAAAAGCAAGTTATAACAGAACCTGCCAATATTTGCACCGAATCTCAAATACAACCGCACCGACACCGCTTGATATTTGGGTGCCTACAGGCAAGCATATCAAACCTGCTAAGGTTGATCAGATCGCATTGGGCTATTTCCACAATCTTGGAAATAATATGTTCGAAACGTCGATTGAAGCGTATTACAAGAAATTTTACGATTTGGTGGAATACAAATATGGGGCTCATTTGTTGCTGAACAATACTATCGAAACCGAATTGCTCGATGCACAGGGCAGAGCTTATGGGCTGGAATTTAGTGTCCGTAAAAAAGAGGGCCGTTTAACGGGATGGATTGCTTATACTTTGTCGAGAACTGAGAAAAAAGTAGCGGGTTTAATGAATAATGAGACTGGTGAGATTTTCCCAAGTACCCAGATAAATAACGGTGACTATTTTCCTGCTGATTACGACAAAACACACGATTTAAAAGTGGTTGCGAATTACGATTTGAACGATAGATGGTCGGTTGCAACTAATTTTATTCTGATGAGTGGTCGACCTGCGACTTATCCTTACGGAAAATACGAATTTCAGGGAAATACCTATGCGCATTACATCAATCGTAATGGCGCGCGTCTATCAGCCTATCACCGACTGGATGTATCTTTTACCTATATGTGTAAAAAGAAAAGACCGAATCAGAGCTGGCAAGGAAGTTGGAATTTTGGAATAACCAACCTTTACAGCAGGCAGAATGCCTATTCGGTTTATTTTAAAGAGAGTGAAGACAATTGGGTAGGAAATCAAAAAGGAAACAGTACCGAAGCCTGGCAGTTTTCTATTATTGGAAAACCTGTACCTACCATCACTTATAATTTTAGCTTCTAG
- the hutH gene encoding histidine ammonia-lyase, translating to MSNTHFISPERLTFSKIEEILENGYKLELSEESKKLILDCKAYLDNTIANAEKPIYGITTGFGSLCKISIPEEDLSQLQSNLVMSHACSLGNVIPEDVIRLMLLLKAHALSMGKSGVQLETVQRIIDMYNSDVLPVVRHLGSLGASGDLAPLANLFLPLFGEGEVIYEDEIRPSAEILKMFGWEPIKLGAKEGLALLNGTQFMSSHAVYALLKAFKLVKYSDIIGAISLEGYDGRIDPFLAPIHEARPHNGQIETARNIRTLLEGSEFIAKEKKNVQDPYSFRCMPQVHGASKDAINYVASVVETEINSVTDNPTIFIEEDMILSGGNFHGQPLALVLDFLCIALAELGSISERRTYRLISGDRDLPEFLISDSGLNSGFMIPQYAAASIVSQNKQLCTPCSVDSIPSSNEQEDHVSMGSNAATKSLLVADNVERIFAIELMNAAQAVDLRRPGKSSPFLESFLEEFRSAVTFNDKDRVMYKDIEAAIEFLAAGKFEGAEN from the coding sequence ATGTCTAACACACATTTTATTAGCCCGGAGAGACTAACGTTCTCTAAAATTGAAGAAATTCTTGAAAACGGATACAAGCTTGAATTATCCGAAGAATCAAAGAAGTTGATTCTTGACTGTAAAGCTTATCTTGATAACACCATTGCAAATGCTGAGAAGCCAATTTATGGTATTACAACGGGTTTTGGATCGCTTTGTAAGATCTCTATTCCTGAAGAGGATTTAAGTCAGCTTCAATCTAACCTGGTGATGTCTCACGCTTGTAGCTTGGGTAATGTTATTCCTGAGGATGTGATTCGTTTGATGCTTTTATTAAAGGCTCACGCACTTTCTATGGGTAAATCAGGTGTTCAGCTTGAAACCGTTCAGCGTATCATCGATATGTACAATAGCGATGTGCTTCCTGTGGTTCGTCATTTAGGATCATTGGGTGCATCAGGTGATTTGGCTCCTTTGGCTAACTTATTCTTGCCATTATTTGGTGAAGGTGAAGTGATTTATGAAGATGAAATCCGTCCTTCTGCTGAAATTCTTAAGATGTTTGGATGGGAGCCTATCAAATTGGGTGCTAAAGAAGGTTTGGCTTTATTGAATGGTACTCAGTTTATGAGTTCGCATGCTGTTTACGCTTTGCTTAAGGCTTTCAAATTGGTGAAGTATTCTGATATTATTGGTGCGATTTCATTGGAAGGTTACGATGGACGAATCGATCCTTTCTTAGCTCCAATTCACGAAGCGCGTCCTCACAACGGACAAATTGAAACCGCTCGTAACATCCGCACACTTCTTGAAGGCAGTGAGTTTATCGCTAAGGAGAAGAAGAATGTTCAGGACCCTTATTCATTCCGTTGTATGCCTCAGGTTCATGGTGCTTCTAAAGATGCCATTAACTATGTTGCCAGCGTTGTAGAAACTGAAATCAATTCAGTAACCGATAACCCAACAATCTTTATCGAAGAGGATATGATCTTGTCTGGTGGTAACTTCCACGGACAGCCATTGGCTTTGGTTCTTGACTTCCTTTGTATTGCTTTGGCGGAGCTTGGTAGTATTTCGGAGCGTAGAACTTACCGTTTGATTTCTGGTGACAGAGACCTTCCTGAGTTCTTGATTTCTGATTCAGGATTGAATTCCGGATTTATGATTCCTCAGTATGCAGCGGCTTCTATCGTTAGTCAGAATAAGCAATTGTGTACACCATGTTCAGTTGATTCAATTCCTTCTTCAAACGAGCAGGAAGATCACGTGAGTATGGGTAGTAACGCAGCAACTAAATCTTTATTGGTGGCTGATAATGTAGAGCGTATTTTTGCTATCGAGTTGATGAACGCAGCTCAGGCAGTTGATTTACGTCGTCCGGGCAAATCATCTCCATTTTTGGAATCATTCCTTGAAGAATTCAGATCTGCCGTTACTTTCAACGACAAGGATAGAGTGATGTATAAGGATATCGAAGCAGCAATTGAATTTCTTGCAGCAGGAAAATTCGAAGGTGCTGAAAACTAG
- the hisS gene encoding histidine--tRNA ligase, whose translation MAQKPSIPKGTRDFSPVEMVKRNYIFDTIKEVFQLYGFMPIETPSMENLSTLMGKYGEEGDKLLFKVLNSGDYISKVRPEVLEARNSTKLTTKISDKGLRYDLTVPFARYVVQHRNDISFPFKRYQIQPVWRADRPQKGRYREFYQCDVDVVGSNSLLNEVELIQIVDQVYKKLNLNVLVKLNNRKVLAGIAEIIGEAERIIDITVAIDKLDKIGLDNVNKEMFEKGIPQAAIDTLQPIILLSGSNADKLNKLKEILSASEVGMKGIEELETVFNYLNDLDVTTEVELDLTLARGLNYYTGAIFEVKSKDMEFGSITGGGRYDDLTGIFGLKDVSGVGISFGADRIYDVLEQMDRFPAETVNTTKAMFVNFGEKEEKYCLPILAKLRANGVKAEIFPESAKMKKQMNYANDKHISFVIMVGESEMEEGLLSLKDMETGEQIKLSVDDLVKKLA comes from the coding sequence ATGGCTCAAAAACCGTCAATTCCTAAGGGAACGAGAGATTTCTCACCTGTTGAAATGGTGAAACGAAACTACATATTCGATACCATTAAAGAGGTGTTTCAACTGTATGGTTTTATGCCTATCGAAACGCCATCGATGGAAAATTTATCGACCCTTATGGGAAAATATGGCGAAGAAGGCGATAAGTTGTTGTTTAAGGTTCTAAACTCAGGTGATTATATATCAAAGGTAAGACCTGAAGTTCTGGAAGCTCGAAACTCAACTAAATTAACGACTAAGATTAGCGATAAAGGGCTGCGTTACGATTTAACCGTGCCATTTGCGCGTTACGTTGTGCAGCATCGCAACGATATTTCTTTCCCTTTTAAGCGTTACCAAATTCAGCCTGTTTGGAGAGCCGATCGTCCGCAAAAGGGACGTTATCGCGAATTCTATCAGTGCGACGTTGATGTGGTGGGTAGCAATTCTCTTTTGAATGAAGTGGAGTTAATTCAGATTGTTGATCAGGTTTACAAGAAATTGAATCTTAATGTGCTTGTGAAACTGAACAACCGCAAGGTTTTGGCAGGTATTGCCGAGATTATTGGCGAGGCTGAAAGAATTATTGACATTACGGTTGCCATTGACAAGCTGGATAAAATTGGACTGGACAATGTGAACAAGGAGATGTTTGAAAAGGGTATTCCTCAAGCAGCCATTGATACGCTTCAACCCATTATTCTTTTATCAGGAAGCAATGCCGACAAGTTGAACAAGCTTAAGGAAATTCTATCGGCATCAGAAGTGGGGATGAAAGGTATTGAAGAACTGGAAACGGTTTTCAATTATTTGAATGATTTGGATGTGACCACTGAGGTTGAGTTGGACTTGACACTTGCTCGTGGTTTGAATTATTATACCGGTGCCATTTTCGAAGTAAAATCGAAAGATATGGAATTCGGAAGTATTACAGGAGGTGGTCGTTACGACGACTTAACGGGTATTTTTGGATTGAAGGATGTTTCGGGTGTGGGTATTTCGTTTGGTGCCGATCGTATTTACGATGTGTTGGAACAAATGGATCGTTTCCCGGCTGAAACCGTTAATACAACCAAAGCTATGTTTGTTAATTTTGGCGAGAAGGAAGAAAAATATTGCTTGCCTATCTTAGCAAAATTGAGAGCCAATGGTGTAAAAGCTGAAATTTTCCCTGAGTCTGCAAAAATGAAAAAGCAAATGAACTATGCCAACGATAAGCATATTTCGTTTGTGATTATGGTTGGCGAAAGTGAGATGGAAGAAGGCCTGCTAAGTTTGAAAGATATGGAAACAGGTGAGCAAATAAAGCTAAGTGTTGACGACTTAGTTAAAAAATTGGCTTAG
- a CDS encoding DUF4870 domain-containing protein, with amino-acid sequence MNYFRTPHEERNWAMFCHLGGLAYFIPLGHIIVPLILWSMRKDSSALVDREGKKALNFQISFTLYMFAAGILIFVIIGIFALIILGLLQLIFVIMAVVKTLNDEEFEYPMTIKFIQ; translated from the coding sequence ATGAACTATTTTAGAACGCCACACGAAGAGAGAAATTGGGCGATGTTTTGCCATTTAGGTGGTTTGGCTTATTTCATCCCGCTGGGACATATCATCGTTCCTCTTATTTTATGGAGCATGCGCAAGGACAGTTCGGCCCTGGTTGACCGCGAAGGTAAAAAGGCTTTGAATTTCCAGATTTCGTTCACACTCTACATGTTTGCAGCAGGTATTCTGATTTTTGTTATAATTGGCATTTTTGCTTTAATAATATTGGGCTTATTGCAACTGATTTTTGTTATTATGGCTGTTGTTAAAACCCTAAACGACGAAGAGTTTGAATACCCAATGACGATTAAGTTTATTCAATAG